One window from the genome of Salvia splendens isolate huo1 chromosome 9, SspV2, whole genome shotgun sequence encodes:
- the LOC121747939 gene encoding calmodulin-lysine N-methyltransferase-like, producing MEPHQPQSTPKPSSLRWQILRRALLRRPSNSGDSSDNISLEKVSRRTRSGFNLIPCHVVNDGGEDPDSLSKRDVCYRYTLPLPNAPEIFLRQRWEDRVDLNDFEVCNRYNIDNTGLVCQWPSEDVLAYYCMSHLDNFRNKRVIELGSGYGLAGFVIAVAAEALEVVISDGNPQVVDYIQHNININSAALGSTEVKPMILHWDQHVVSDISGSFDIIVASDCTFFKKFHKGLARTIRCLLKEHGPSEALLFSPKRDDSLDKFLLEVEASGMHFTITEAYDAEIWRRHKSIINGDYSWPNYEPDHCYPLLVSITR from the exons ATGGAGCCTCATCAGCCACAGTCAACGCCGAAGCCCTCGTCTTTGCGGTGGCAAATCCTACGCCGCGCTCTTCTTCGCCGTCCATCCAATTCCG GTGATTCCAGTGACAATATCAGTTTAGAAAAAGTATCGCGACGAACGAGAAGTGGATTCAATCTGATACCGTGCCATGTGGTGAATGACGGCGGCGAAGATCCAGATTCTTTGTCTAAGAGAGATGTTTGTTACCGCTACACATTGCCGCTGCCTAATGCTCCTGAGATTTTTCTACG tcagAGATGGGAAGATCGTGTTGATCTCAATGACTTTGAAGTCTGTAATCGATACAACATAGATAATACGGGACTTGTCT GTCAGTGGCCTTCAGAGGATGTACTTGCTTATTATTGCATGTCACATCTTGATAATTTCAG GAATAAAAGAGTTATCGAACTTGGATCAGGGTACGGTCTAGCTGGTTTTGTTATTGCTGTGGCTGCAGAAGCATTAGAAGTGGTGATATCAGATGGAAACCCTCAAGTTGTTGATT ATATACAGCATAATATCAATATCAACTCTGCTGCACTCGGCAGTACAGAGGTGAAGCCAATGATCCTGCACTGGGATCAACATGTTGTATCAGATATTTCTGGATCCTTCGACATCATTGTTGCGAGTGACTG CACTTTTTTCAAGAAATTCCACAAAGGGCTGGCTCGAACAATCAGATGCTTGCTTAAAGAGCATGGTCCCTCTGAAGCCCTACTCTTTAGCCCCAAAAGAGATGATTCTTTGGACAAATTTCTGCTGGAAGTTGAGGCTAGTGGGATGCACTTCACTATCACCGAAGCCTACGATGCAGAAATATGGAGACGGCATAAAAGTATCATCAACGGCGATTACTCCTGGCCCAACTATGAGCCGGACCACTGTTACCCTTTATTGGTCAGCATTACACGGTGA
- the LOC121746991 gene encoding thaumatin-like protein 1 produces the protein MASSLNIIFITLLLHLSQAKGATFTFVNKCSQTIWPAILGSPELETTGFELKKSGSRAFQAPTGWSGRFWGRTGCNFDETGHGSCQTGDCGSGQLECNGAGATAATLAEFTLGSGSGSMDFYDVSLVDGYNLPMLVVPGGGGSGQCASTGCLEDINQRCPAELRAGSGGACRSACDVFNTPEYCCKGEYGSPATCKPSAYSQAFKSACPKSYSYAYDDATSTFTCTAADYVITFCPSHSSQKSSKSDDATSTTTDDSGSGSEPGSETGTGAGTGSGSVQEAILADGSWLADLATGDSSPSATVQALLAVIVVHLAVSLVLFQL, from the exons aTGGCTTCTTCCTTAAATATCATCTTCATCACTCTCCTCCTCCACCTCTCCCAAGCCAAGG GTGCAACATTCACATTTGTAAACAAATGCTCACAAACAATTTGGCCAGCAATTCTAGGAAGTCCGGAGCTCGAAACCACAGGTTTCGAGCTCAAGAAATCCGGTTCACGCGCCTTCCAAGCGCCAACCGGCTGGTCCGGCCGCTTTTGGGGCCGGACCGGCTGCAATTTCGATGAAACCGGCCACGGCTCCTGCCAAACCGGCGATTGCGGCTCCGGCCAATTGGAGTGCAACGGCGCCGGAGCTACCGCCGCCACGCTCGCCGAATTCACCCtcggctccggctccggctcCATGGACTTCTACGACGTCAGCCTCGTAGACGGATACAACCTTCCGATGCTCGTCGTGCCCGGCGGTGGCGGATCGGGGCAGTGCGCGTCGACCGGGTGTCTCGAGGACATCAACCAGAGGTGCCCGGCGGAGCTGAGGGCGGGGAGCGGCGGCGCGTGCCGGAGCGCGTGCGACGTTTTCAACACGCCGGAGTACTGCTGCAAGGGCGAGTACGGATCGCCGGCGACGTGCAAGCCGTCGGCGTACTCGCAGGCGTTCAAGAGCGCGTGCCCTAAGTCGTACAGCTACGCCTACGACGACGCCACCAGCACCTTCACCTGCACCGCCGCGGATTACGTCATCACCTTCTGCCCCTCCCACTCTAG ccaaaaatcatcaaaatcgGATGATGCTACCAGTACCACGACGGATGATTCCGGGTCGGGTTCGGAGCCCGGATCCGAAACAGGGACCGGGGCGGGAACCGGATCCGGGTCGGTGCAGGAGGCGATTTTGGCGGACGGATCATGGTTGGCGGATTTGGCAACGGGGGACTCGAGTCCTAGTGCCACAGTGCAAGCATTGCTGGCAGTTATTGTTGTACATCTAGCTGTTTCACTTGTACTTTTTCAATTGTAA
- the LOC121748135 gene encoding 1,4-alpha-glucan-branching enzyme 3, chloroplastic/amyloplastic-like — MISLFSSIPINSPLLTTNRVFLPRKCKCFAADQQPQAPQNKSQRPRKKPVSDKKDALDPAGFLSKHGITNKAFAQFLRERYKAFKDLKEELLKQYYDLQEMVSGFELLGMHRNVQHRVDYMDWAPGARYCSLVGDINGWSPTTDCAREGYLGHDDFGYWFVILEDKLRDGEEPDDVFFQQYNYIDDYDKGDSGVTVEQVFQKANEEYWEPGEDRFIKSRYELAAKLYEQIFGPNGPQTEEEMEEIPDPMTRYKAWKEEHKDDPPSNLPPCDVIIEEDNENDEFQIVTDPAWREKFKNKKPPIPYWLETRKGRKAWLKKYIPGMPHGSKYRVYFNTPMGPLERVPAWATYVIPEADGNQSYAVHWEPSPECAYKWKHKHPSKPKSLRIYECHVGISGGEPRVSTFNEFTENVLVHVKEAGYNAIQLIGVLEHKDYFTVGYRVTNFFAVSSRYGTPEDFKRLVDEAHGLGLIILLDIVHSYAAADEMVGLSFYDGSNDCYFHSGKRGQHKFWGTRMFKYGDQDVLHFLLSNLNWWMVEYQIDGFYFHSLSSMMYTHNGFATFTGDVEEYCNQYVDNDALLYLILVNEILHFLHPNVLTIAEDATLYPGLCEPTSQGGLGFDYFVNLSASELWLSFLENVPDHEWSMSKLVSTLVGDKCGVDKMLLYAENHNQSISGGRSFAEILFGSANTEVALLRGCSLHKMIRLITFTIGGSAYLNFMGNEFGHPKRVEFPMPSNSFSYLLANRCWELLEDELHKKLFSFDKDMMKLDIKDKVLLRGSRGLSNIHHVNDKTMVISYSRGPFVFVFNFHPTNSYERYSIGVEEAGEYQIILNSDDEIYGGQGLIDRDQYAQRTISRKTDGARYCLDVPLPSRTSQVYKLTRILRV, encoded by the exons ATGATTTCTCTATTTTCCTCTATCCCAATCAACTCTCCACTCCTCACTACAAATAGAGTCTTCCTGCCAAGAAAATGCAAATGCTTCGCTGCCGACCAGCAGCCCCAAGCTCCGCAGAACAAGTCTCAAAGACCGCGTAAAAAACCCGTATCCGACAAAAAAGATGCTTTGGATCCTGCCGGATTCCTCTCCAAACACGGTATTACAAATAAAGCCTTCGCACAGTTCCTGCGCGAAAG GTATAAAGCGTTCAAGGATTTGAAGGAAGAGCTTCTCAAGCAGTATTACGATCTCCAGGAGATGGTTTCTGG GTTTGAGTTATTGGGAATGCATCGGAATGTTCAGCATCGTGTGGATTACATGGACTGGGCTCCAG GTGCTCGCTATTGTTCTCTAGTGGGGGATATCAATGGTTGGTCACCGACAACGGATTGTGCCAGGGAAGGTTACTTaggccatgatgatttcggtTACTGGTTTGTTATCCTTGAAGACAAACTTAGAGATGGAGAAGAACCAGATGATGTATTTTTTCAACAGTATAATTACATTGATGACTATGATAAAGGCGATAGTGGTGTTACAGTTGAACAAGTTTTTCAAAAAGCGAATGAAGAGTACTGGGAACCTGGAGAAGACCGCTTCATAAAATCGCGATATGAGCTTGCAGCTAAACTGTATGAGCAAATATTTGGGCCTAATGGGCCACAAACAGAAGAGGAAATGGAAGAAATACCAGATCCGATGACAAGATATAAGGCCTGGAAAGAGGAACATAAAGATGATCCACCAAGCAACTTACCACCTTGTGATGTGATAATTGAGGAGGATAACGAAAATGATGAGTTTCAAATTGTAACTGATCCTGCTTGGAGagagaaatttaaaaataagaagCCTCCTATTCCTTACTGGTTGGAAACACGAAAAGGTAGGAAAGCGTGGTTAAAAAAGTATATACCTGGGATGCCCCATGGAAGCAAGTACAGGGTGTACTTTAACACTCCAATGGGTCCTTTAGAGCGTGTTCCTGCATGGGCTACTTATGTTATTCCAG AGGCAGATGGGAATCAATCTTATGCTGTCCACTGGGAGCCTTCTCCTGAGTGTGCCTACAAATGGAAGCATAAACATCCATCAAAGCCTAAATCGTTGCGAATATATGAATGCCATGTTGGAATAAGTGGAGGGGAGCCTAGAGTGTCTACTTTCAATGAGTTCACTGAAAAT GTCCTAGTTCATGTAAAGGAAGCTGGTTACAATGCAATCCAATTGATTGGAGTTCTTGAGCATAAGGATTATTTTACAGTTGGATACAGA GTCACAAATTTTTTTGCTGTTAGCAGCCGCTATGGTACCCCTGAAGACTTCAAGCGGTTGGTGGATGAAGCTCATG GACTTGGCCTGATCATCCTTTTAGATATTGTTCATTCTTATGCCGCAGCTGACGAAATGGTGGggttatcattttatgatggATCAAATGATTGTTACTTCCATTCTG GTAAAAGAGGGCAGCACAAATTTTGGGGCACACGGATGTTCAAATATGGTGATCAAGATGTATTGCATTTCCttctttcaaatttaaattg GTGGATGGTGGAGTACCAGATTGACGGCTTCTATTTCCATTCTCTTTCGTCAATGATGTATACACACAATGGATTTGCTACTTTTACTGGTGATGTAGAGGA GTATTGTAATCAATATGTGGATAATGATGCTTTGCTGTATCTAATATTAGTTAATGAGATACTCCACTTCCTCCACCCAAATGTACTGACAATTGCTGAAGAT GCCACACTTTATCCGGGACTTTGTGAACCAACTTCTCAAGGTGGTTTGGGATTTGATTATTTTGTTAATCTCTCTGCATCAGAATTGTGGTTGTCATTCCTTGAGAATGTTCCTGATCATGAGTGGAGTATGAGTAAG CTTGTGAGCACATTGGTGGGAGACAAGTGCGGTGTTGATAAGATGCTTTTGTATGCTGAAAACCACAACCAG TCAATTTCAGGGGGTCGCTCTTTTGCAGAAATACTCTTTGGTTCCGCTAACACAGAAGTGGCCTTGCTTAGGGGTTGTTCATTGCATAAG ATGATCAGATTAATTACATTTACTATTGGTGGTTCAGCATACCTCAATTTCATGGGCAATGAGTTTGGGCATCCAAAG AGGGTTGAGTTCCCAATGCCAAGCAACAGTTTTTCCTATTTACTTGCTAATCGCTGTTGGGAGCTTTTGGAGGATGAACTtcacaaaaaattattttcctttGATAAA GATATGATGAAACTGGACATAAAAGATAAAGTACTTCTAAGAGGTTCAAGGGGCCTTTCGAATATTCACCACGTCAATGATAAAACAATG GTGATATCTTATTCACGCGGCCCATTTGTCTTTGTCTTCAACTTTCATCCCACAAATTCATATGAAAGATACAGTATAGGCGTTGAGGAAGCTGGAGAGTATCAA ATCATATTGAATTCTGATGACGAGATTTATGGTGGTCAAGGATTAATTGATCGAGACCAATATGCTCAAAGAACCATTAGCAGAAA AACTGATGGAGCCAGGTATTGCTTGGACGTGCCGCTTCCAAGTAGAACATCTCAG GTGTATAAGCTAACTCGAATTCTCAGAGTTTAA